The Filimonas lacunae genomic sequence GGAAATACAAGACACCAACACGTCGAAGAAAATTATCAGAAGGCATTTGTTAAAGGATAATTATACCTTTTGTATCTCTGCTTTTATAAACACTATCCGCCCTTCTTCTTCTTTTGTGAAGGATTTTTTTAACAGCTTTACACCGGAAGATTCTGTGCTGGGGCCATCGGTGTTTGAGAACAAGGTAAATAAGTTCTTTGCCGATTACTATAGCAAAGACACGGCTGTGCGCAAGAAAGCATCTGCTGCCATATCTAATGTGTACTTTTCTATAGCAGATACCGGCAGGTTGCAGGAAGCCATTGACAGGCTACAGTACGGTAACAAAAACTACTTTGATGTTAAGAATCGTTTTATTAACGAATTCGGCTTTTTAAAAGACAGCTGCTGTGTAGATAAGGTAGTGCAGCAGCTGGAAAGGTTGTATAACAAAACTGCCGATACCAGCTATTTTCAGGATGAGGTGTTGCGTGCGCTGGCAAGATTAAAGAATAAAATATCTTATGCAAAGTTGAAAGAGCTGTTGTTGCAGGATCCGCCTATATTAACCAATCGCTTTGATCAGAACGCATTGTTCAACCACCTGGAAGATTCATTGGAGTTAACCCGTAGCCTGTTTCCGGAGCTATTGCAACTGGCATCGCTGGAAGATTATAAAACGCCGGTGATTCGCTTATTACGTAAAATGGCAGATAGCGGGCAGATAGCCGCGAAAGATTATGAAACTTATTACAGTAAAATTTATTTCGATGCTAAAATAGAATTGAAAAGGCAGCAGGGACGTGACGAGAAAACACTGGAAAAACAGAGTGAGCTGGATGAAAACGATGGTGATAGTTATGAGCGTGGTATAAATAACGATCTCTCTTCTTCCGACCTGGCAAACTATGCAGTGTTAATTGCGCCTTACTATAACAAAAACGCGGCAGTGCCCCGTTATTTTGAAAGGTTGTTGCAATCGAAAGACCCGGAAGTGCAGTGCCAGGCAGCATTAATCATGTTGAAGAATAATTATAAAGTATCAGATACTATCTGGCGATGGCTGGCGGCTAAAGAAGACTATCGTGCCCGCCTGCTGGAGTTGCTGGAAGATATAAAAAGAAAAGATCTGTTTCCGGCTACTTATAAAAAGCAGGACCTGGTGGCAAGGGCTGTGCTGATGCATGCAGAAGGATACGCCAGGTTGGATACCATAGCCGTGCTTTCGACACAGAAAGTGCGCTTAAAAGAAAAAGAAGGCATCGTTTACTTTTTTAAATACCGTGTAAAGAAAGGGGATGAGTGGAAACTGGGTATTAGCGGATTGCAACCGGTGAATACAAAGGAGGTGAGCAGTGGTGATGACCTGGTAAGCATGACCAACCGTAAACTGAAAACCGGCGATGAGCTGAAAGAGCAGCTGGATACAGAATTGCGTAAACTGGTATATGCCCTGCGACCCAGCGCTGCTGAGTTTTTTGAGAATGCAGACATTGCTTCACGCTACGAATTCTAAATATTTATAGAGATAATTGGGGGGCGGCCGCTATCAACTGTTGTGTATAACTACTCTTTGGATGGTTATACACCTGTTCGGCAGGGCCGCATTCTTCTATCTGCCCTTTGTTCATGACCATAATACGGTCGCTGATATATTTTACCACCGACAGGTCGTGCGAGATAAACACCGATGTAAAACGAAACTCCTTTTTTAAGTCGTTCAGCAGGTTCAGCACCTGTGCCTGCACACTCACATCCAGCGCCGAAACACTTTCATCACACACTACAAAAGAGGGCTGTAAAGCCAGTGCCCGCGCTATTACAATACGTTGCCGCTGACCACCGCTAAACTCATGCGGGTAGCGGTTAAAATGCTCTGGCAGCAGGTTTACTTTTTGGAGTAGTTCTATTACCATTGTCTTGCGTTGTGCTTCTGTGTTGCCTATGCCATGCACCTTCAACACCTCTGCAATGGCGCTGCCTATGGGTTTACGTGGATTTAAAGAGGAATACGGGTCCTGAAAAATAATCTGCATTTGCCGGCGCATTTCTTTGAGCCTGCTTTCACTCATATGGTTAAGCGATTCATTGCCAAAAGTGATTTCGCCTGAAGTGGGGGCCACCAAACGCAGTAAAGCGCGACCTAATGTGGACTTGCCGCAACCGGATTCACCTACTAAGCCTAATGTTTCACCTTCATATATCTGAAAGCTTACATCGTTTACCGCTTTTGTGTATGCGGTGGCCTTACCAAAGAAATTACGGGAGCGGGGATACCATACTTCCAGGTTGGTAACGGTAATAAGCGGTGTGGCTTCAACGGTGTTAATGTTATCGGATATGCTGTTGCTGGCAGTTTCAGTAGTGGTAATGGATGCGGGTGACGAGGCTATTGTCAGCGCCACGGACACTGTATTGTTTTCGTCAGGTAAAGACGATGATTCGCCAGGCGTTAAAAAATCACTCACCACAGGTAAGCGTTGCCCGCGGGGATACAAAGCAGGGCGGCATGCCAGCAGCGCTTGGGTATAAGGATGTTGGGGTTGTGTAAAGATATCGTGCGTAGTGCCTTCTTCCACTACCTGCCCTTTATACATTACTACAATGCGGTCGGCTATTTCGGCTACTACACCTAAATCGTGCGTAATGAACAACACGCCCATTTGCTGCTGTTGCTGTAATTGCTTAATGAGTTGTAATATACTTTTTTGTACGGTAACATCCAGTGCAGTAGTAGGTTCGTCGCAAATCAATAGCTCCGGCTGGCAGCTCATGGCCATGGCTATCATTGCCCGTTGCTTTTGGCCGCCGCTTATCTGGTGCGGATAGCTTTTGAAAATGCGCTCCGGATCGGGCAGCTGCACCTGGGTAAACAAATGAATAGTTTGTGTATAGGCCTGCTTTCGTGAAAGAGCAGTATGTTGCCGTAATGCTTCCATCACCTGGCTGCCGCAGGTGCGCACCGGGTTAAGTGAAGTCATGGGTTCCTGAAAAATCATCGCAATGCGTTTGCCACGTAGTTGCCTTATTTGTGCAGGAGTGGCCTGTAACAGATCCAGGCTATTATTGTTTTGGGTGTACCAGATATGACCATGTGTGTAGAGGGCAGGAGGGCTGGGTAGTAAACGCAGCACGGATAAAGAAGTAACCGATTTGCCCGAACCAGATTCACCAACCACGGCTACCAGTTCGCCCTTGTTAACAGTAACGGAAACCCTTTGTAAAGCGTTGTGGGTGGCATTATGTTGCTGAAAGGCAACAGAAAGCGCCGCTACCTGTAACAAAGGGCTCCGGCTTTGGCTCATAGTAATTAGAAACGAAGATGGCGTACAGTGGCGCCGTTATTAATTAATTGTTTCAGCGAGTCAATGCCAATACGCAAATGTTTTTCTACGTATTGCGCTGTTACCTTAGTATCGCTGGCTTCGGTTTTCACGCCTTCCGGAATCATAGGCTGATCGCTCACCAGCAACAAGGCGCCGGTAGGGATATGGTTATAAAAGCCAACGGTAAAAATGGTGGCTGTTTCCATATCAATGGCGTAGGCCCGTATCTTTTTCAGGTACTCTTTAAACTCGATATCGTGTTCCCATACACGCCTGTTGACGGTGTATACGGTGCCAGTCCAATAATCTATCTGGTAGTCGCGTATAGTGGTAGAAATGGCCTTTTGCAGGGCGAAAGCAGGCATGGCCGGTACTTCGGAAGGGAAGTAGTCGTCGGAAGTACCTTCGCCGCGTATAGCAGCAATAGGTAGTATCAGGTCGCCTATTTTATTGCGTTTTTTCAAGCCACCACACTTGCCTAAGAATAACACCGCACTAGGGGCAATGGCGCTTAACAAATCCATTACAGTGGCGGCATTAGGGCTGCCCATGCTAAAGTTGATAATGGTAATACCTTCTGCTGTGGCGCATTGAAAAGGGCGGTCTTTACCAACTACTTCCACATTATGCCAGTCGGCAAACATCTGCACGTAATTGCTAAAGTTGGTGAGGAGGATGTATTTACTGAAATTTTCTAGTTTTTCGCCTGTATACCGGGGTAACCAGTTGTTAACGATCTCTTCTTTTGTCTTCATGTGTTATAAGTATTAGTATGCAGGTTAGCTTTGCGTGTAATATGGTGAAGATAACATTTCCTGAGCATAATTTCCGGTTCAAGGAGGAGGAGGGGAAAGAATGCATCTTTGACGAGGTTCGTTGTAAATGGGTGCGGCTAACCCCGGAAGAGTGGGTGCGGCAGAACTTTATTCAATACCTGGTGCAGGTGAAAAAATATCCTACCGCTATTATGGCGGTGGAAAAGACCATTAAGCTGGGCGAGCTGAAAAAGCGTTGCGACATTGTAGTATACCGCCACAGCAAACCCTGGATGATTATTGAATGTAAAGAAACAGAAGTGCCTTTAAACGATGCCGTAGCATCACAGATATTCCGCTATAACATTACCCTGGATGTAGACTACCTGGTGGTTACCAATGGGCATTATACGTATGCACTGGATACTAAAGCCAGGCAGGGAATGGCAGAATTACCGATGTATTAAAGCCATATTGGTACCCATAAAAAAAGCCAGCACCCGGTAAAGGTACTGGCTTTTCTATATAAGAAAAGAAAGTAACTACTATGGGAAAATACCTAACTCGGCATAAGAAGTACCTACTTTGTTAATAGCTACTACAAACGCTGCAGTACGCATATCAGGAATAGTAGGATTGCTTAACCAGGTGTTCATGATTTCGCGGGTGGCTTCAATCATGGTTTCTTCCAGGCCGCTGTGTACCAGGTCTACTTCATCTGCACCATGTGCAATGAATTTTCTTTCCTGGTCAGCTACCTTTTTACCAGTCAGCTCTTCAATAGTGCTGAGGATGTGAATGTTCATATTCTCGTCAAAGCGTTTGCCTAAGCGGCCGTAACGTACGTGGCTCAGGTTTTTCAGCCATTCGAAATAAGAAACAGTTACACCACCTGCATTCAGGTACATATCTGGGATTACCAGGATACCTTTTTTAGCAAAGACTTCATCTGCTTCAGGAGTTAACGGACCGTTAGCTGCTTCACCAATGATTTTTGCTTTTACATTAGGAGCGTTATCGCCATTGATAACGTTTTCCAGTGCAGCCGGGATTAAGATATCACACTCCAGTTCCAGTGCATCTGTGCTTTTAGCCAGGTTAGTAGCACCAGGGAAGTTGAGGATAGAACCGGTTGCTTTTCTGTGCTGGAACACTTCTTCTTCGTTTAAGCCGGCTGCATTATAAATAGCGCCCTCAAACTCAGCAATAGCTACCACTTTAGAACCGCCTTCGCGGAAGAATTTGGCAGAGTGATAACCCACGTTACCTAAACCTTGTACTACTACCGTTTTATCTTTAACGCCTACAGTAAGGCCCAGTTTCTTCATAACATCAGGCATAGAACATACCTCGCGAATACCAAAGAACACACCTAAACCGGTGGCTTCTTTACGGCCGCGTACACCACCTTGTGAAACAGGTTTGCCTGTAACACAACCCATGGCATCTACTTCGCCGGGGTTCATGGTCATGTAGGTATCCAGTATCCAAGCCATTTCTCTTTCGCCGGTACCGTAGTCAGGAGCGGGTACGTCAATGCCGGGGCCAATGAACTTTTTCTTGATCAGCTCAGAGGTATAACGGCGGGTGATTTTTTGCAGTTCAAACTCGCTGAAGCTGCGCGGGTTAATTTTAATACCACCTTTACCGCCACCAAAAGGCACGTTTACAATAGCACACTTATAGGTCATCAGAGCCGCCAGCGCCTGTACTTCATCCTGGTTCACCGCTTCGCTGAAACGGATACCACCTTTACAAGGCGATTTGTGGTGGCTGTGTTGTACGCGATAAGCTTCAATTACTTCTATTTCACCATTATCACGGCGAACAGGGAATTTCATGCTGTATACTGCGTTACACGCTTTAATCTGTTCCAGTATACCAGCTTCCCACTTAGTGAACTTGGACGCTTTATCAAAACTTTTGTTTACACTGTCATAAAAGCTATAGTGCTGTTCTTGTTCTGACATACATTTAATTTAAGGTTCGTATTCTGTTTTTTCAATGTGCGATAATAAGGCTGGAAATTAGTTGTGTTGCTCTTTTTCCAGTCGGCCAATTTTTCTATCCAGGTTTACCAGGTAAATAAACAGGCCTGTAACAATGGTAACCACTACGGCCATCACCACGTAAATTTTTCCGTTGGTTAACATCAAATCTGTTGTAGTACTATTCATGAGCATGTTTCTTTTCTATCAGTATGCGTAAACGGATGCGTAAAGTGGCTATCCATACACCCAGCAACGTCCAGCCAATAAAAGCAGGAATCATCACTGTTTTCATAGCCAAGGTGGTATCGCCGGGGTTTAATGCGGGATTACCCTCACTGCCTTGTCCGCCGGGATGCAGGCTTTCTTTTAACCTGGGCAAAATCCAGATAGTAGGAAACAGCATACAAAAGGCAAAGATGTTATATACAGCGCTGATGCGTGAGCGTTTGTCCATATCGGTAAAAGCGCCCCTTAAAACAAAGTAGGCCAGGTATATTAATATAGCTAGCGCCGCCCCGTTTTGTTTAGGATCGCCACTCCAGGCAATGCCCCACTGGTAGCGGGCCCATATCATACCGGTAACCAAACCCAACAGTGCAAACACACATCCGGTGCGCACAAATTCCACGGAATACAGGTCGTATTCAATATTGTTGGTACGTAAATATTGAACTGCATAGAACACCGACGCTCCAAACAGAGACATCATCACTATCCACATAGGTACATGAAAAAACAGGTTGCGGATAGAATGTTGAAGCCTGCCATCTAAACTGGGAATATCAACCAAAAAGCCCATCGTACAAACGTACATGAGAAGAATAAAGGTCAACAGCTTCCACCAGGATTGTCGAATCATGCTAAATCTAATTTACACGCAGAAACCAGTACGGGTTTGTTTAGCAAGCAATACGGGTTTTTATTGTGTTCTGCTTCGCAAAATTAGGGGGAAAGGTGTTAACAAACGCGCGTTAGTTTTTTATTTTTTTAATCTTTCCAAAGGAAGGGGAAAAGAATAACGGCTAACGCAACTATCATACAATCAAAGCCTACCAGCAAGAAAATCATTTGTGCTAAACCCGATTGTACCACCGGGGCAAAAGCAATATTGGCAATACGGGCCAGTAACAGCAACTGTGGCACCACCAGCGGAAAGCCCATAACAGCTACCAGGGACGCCTGCTGCTGGGCTTTGGCAGCAATGGCCGACAAAAAGGTAAACAGCAGGCTAAGCCCTGCGCCACCCAGGCACGAGATGCCCGCAAACAACACAAAATGTTCCAGTGGGTTACCTAACAGTACTACAAAAATAACCAGGCTAAGAAGGGTCATTACACCCATTAGCAAAGTGTTAAAAATGAGTTTGGATAAAATAAAGTCTTTAGCACCGGCTATGGTGTAATAATACAGCAGGCGGCCACGCTGTTCCTGTAAAAAGCTTTTAGCCACCCCGTTGGTGCATACAAACACCTGCACCACCCAGAACAGGGCATTCCATACTTCATTCTCGGGCTGCCCCATAATAAGATATACTACAAAAATGGTAGAAGCAATGTACAGGAACACCCCGTACAGGCTGTATTGCTGCCGCAGTTCTAATAATATATCTTTTTTAACAAGCGCTAAAACACGCGCTCCAGGCTTTTCCCGCATAGTATAAAGGTAGGGTTATAGGTGATAACAGTGCCGGCACAAAGGCTCGTACACATCTTTTTCGCCCAGCAACACCTGGCTGCCCTGCGTGGTTTTGCGGTGCGAGATATTGGCAATGTTGCCACATTTTACACAAATGGCATGTAGTTTGGTTATGTAGTCCGCAATAGCAAGCAATTGCGGCATAGGCCCAAAAGGTTTACCTAAGAAATCCATATCCAGGCCTGCTACTATCACCCGAACGCCCCTCACAGCTAAAGTTTCACAAACATGAATAATTTCTTCGTCAAAGAACTGGGCTTCGTCAATACCTACCACATCTACATCCTGGGCCAGCAGCAGAATGGTTTGGGAGTTTTCAATAGGAGTAGACAATATAGCATTGGAGTCGTGGCTTACCACCTGCATTTCGTGGTAGCGCACATCTATAGCAGGTTTAAAAATCTCTACTTTCAGGTTCGCAATTTTAACCCGTTTCAGGCGTCTGATCAGTTCTTCCGTTTTTCCACTAAACATAGATCCGCATATCACCTCTATCCACCCTCTGCGTTCACCTGTAATGTTAGGTTCAATAAACATTTGTAAATAATTGTATTTGAAGGAAAAACCTTAGTAACTTTAAATAACTATTCCATTTTTCTCACGCCCCCCAAAAGTACAGATACTATGGAAAGAGTCGGTACATTGATTTATAAATTACTGGAGCAATACCAATTGCAAACACAGCCCGGGCAAATGATGATGACGGCCCAGATGCTGCTTACCGAGCTGCAGCAATGTGAGCTGGCAGCTGCGCAGCCTGCGTCAAAAACAGTGACCGTAGTGATTCCCGCTGTAGCACAACCCGCGCCGGAGCCTGTACTGCAGGCGCATCAACCGGTAGTGGCCGAAACCGTGGCAGTAAGTTCGCCACCATTTCAACCACAGCAGCCATACCAGCCTTATCAGCATTACCAGTCTTCATCAGGATGGCAGCAGGCAAATCCTGCACCGGCAACACACACGCATACTACTACGGTGCAAATGCCCGCAGCTACAGCACCTGTGCAACAAACAGCGTTTGTACAGCAGGTGGTTCCCATGCAACAAGCTGTTCCCATGCAACAGGTAGCGCCTGTACAGCAACACGTAGTTACACCTATGCCTGTTACCCCGGTAATGGAAGAAGAAGCGCCTGCGCCACAGCCTGCTATTCCTTCTGTGCCACCGGCTCCTGTGCAGCAAAGCAAAGGCTGGCAGTTTGACCCTGTACATGATGTGCCTACTTTAATACATCAGCAGGATACTGCAACAGCAGTGATTTACGATATTAACGACAGGATAACGGCAGCTACCAAAAGCGAAAGCCTGAACGAAAGGTTGCGGGTAGAGAAAATAGAGCTGGGGAGCGTGTTACAGGAAAGCCCTATCAGGGACCTGAAAAAAGCTATAGGCATCAACGACCGCTACCTGTTTATCAACGAACTGTTCAGGGGTGACGAAACCATGTATGAACGCAGTCTGAAAACCATTAATGGCTTTAATATACTACCCGAAGCGCAGTACTGGATACAACGCGAGCTAAAAGTAAAACTAGGCTGGAACGAGCACAGCGAAGCTGTTGCGCATTTTGATCAATTGGTGAAAAGACGGTTTACCTGAATATAATTGACCAGGGTTGTAGTGGCGCCTGCCTTACTGCTTACATAGTTACCGGCATGGTCAGCAGCGGCGGTATACAACGCTGCGTTGCTCAACAATTGGTCAAATACTTTTTCCAGGTGCAAGGCATCCGGCACACTAAAAGCACCTTCCTGCTCCAGCATTTCCACTGCTTCAAAGTATTTATCGTAAACAGGACCAAAGACTACCGGTTTGTAATACACTGCCGCTTCCAGTATATTATGAATGCCATCGCCACCAAAGCCGCCACCCACATAACAAATAGTGGCATAGTGATATAACCGGCTTAGCATACCTATATTATCTATAATCAGCACATTGGCATTGCTATTCTGCTGTTTTTCCCACTCACTGAACAATACAGCCTGCTTGTATAAGTGCTGACATTCTTTTATCCTTTCCACGCCTATATCGTGGGGGGCTATAATAAAACGTATGTCCGGGTGTGTATTGGCAAAATGGTCCAGTTCTTCATCATCCTCACTCCAGGTGCTGCCGGCAACAATAACGGGTTTGCCATTACAAAACTGTTCAATAACCGGCAGTGGCGAAAAGTTACCGGCAA encodes the following:
- a CDS encoding AMP nucleosidase; translation: MKTKEEIVNNWLPRYTGEKLENFSKYILLTNFSNYVQMFADWHNVEVVGKDRPFQCATAEGITIINFSMGSPNAATVMDLLSAIAPSAVLFLGKCGGLKKRNKIGDLILPIAAIRGEGTSDDYFPSEVPAMPAFALQKAISTTIRDYQIDYWTGTVYTVNRRVWEHDIEFKEYLKKIRAYAIDMETATIFTVGFYNHIPTGALLLVSDQPMIPEGVKTEASDTKVTAQYVEKHLRIGIDSLKQLINNGATVRHLRF
- a CDS encoding ABC transporter ATP-binding protein codes for the protein MSQSRSPLLQVAALSVAFQQHNATHNALQRVSVTVNKGELVAVVGESGSGKSVTSLSVLRLLPSPPALYTHGHIWYTQNNNSLDLLQATPAQIRQLRGKRIAMIFQEPMTSLNPVRTCGSQVMEALRQHTALSRKQAYTQTIHLFTQVQLPDPERIFKSYPHQISGGQKQRAMIAMAMSCQPELLICDEPTTALDVTVQKSILQLIKQLQQQQQMGVLFITHDLGVVAEIADRIVVMYKGQVVEEGTTHDIFTQPQHPYTQALLACRPALYPRGQRLPVVSDFLTPGESSSLPDENNTVSVALTIASSPASITTTETASNSISDNINTVEATPLITVTNLEVWYPRSRNFFGKATAYTKAVNDVSFQIYEGETLGLVGESGCGKSTLGRALLRLVAPTSGEITFGNESLNHMSESRLKEMRRQMQIIFQDPYSSLNPRKPIGSAIAEVLKVHGIGNTEAQRKTMVIELLQKVNLLPEHFNRYPHEFSGGQRQRIVIARALALQPSFVVCDESVSALDVSVQAQVLNLLNDLKKEFRFTSVFISHDLSVVKYISDRIMVMNKGQIEECGPAEQVYNHPKSSYTQQLIAAAPQLSL
- a CDS encoding CcmD family protein translates to MNSTTTDLMLTNGKIYVVMAVVVTIVTGLFIYLVNLDRKIGRLEKEQHN
- a CDS encoding heme exporter protein CcmB, which encodes MREKPGARVLALVKKDILLELRQQYSLYGVFLYIASTIFVVYLIMGQPENEVWNALFWVVQVFVCTNGVAKSFLQEQRGRLLYYYTIAGAKDFILSKLIFNTLLMGVMTLLSLVIFVVLLGNPLEHFVLFAGISCLGGAGLSLLFTFLSAIAAKAQQQASLVAVMGFPLVVPQLLLLARIANIAFAPVVQSGLAQMIFLLVGFDCMIVALAVILFPFLWKD
- the ccsA gene encoding cytochrome c biogenesis protein CcsA codes for the protein MIRQSWWKLLTFILLMYVCTMGFLVDIPSLDGRLQHSIRNLFFHVPMWIVMMSLFGASVFYAVQYLRTNNIEYDLYSVEFVRTGCVFALLGLVTGMIWARYQWGIAWSGDPKQNGAALAILIYLAYFVLRGAFTDMDKRSRISAVYNIFAFCMLFPTIWILPRLKESLHPGGQGSEGNPALNPGDTTLAMKTVMIPAFIGWTLLGVWIATLRIRLRILIEKKHAHE
- a CDS encoding type I restriction enzyme HsdR N-terminal domain-containing protein, which encodes MVKITFPEHNFRFKEEEGKECIFDEVRCKWVRLTPEEWVRQNFIQYLVQVKKYPTAIMAVEKTIKLGELKKRCDIVVYRHSKPWMIIECKETEVPLNDAVASQIFRYNITLDVDYLVVTNGHYTYALDTKARQGMAELPMY
- a CDS encoding thymidine kinase — encoded protein: MFIEPNITGERRGWIEVICGSMFSGKTEELIRRLKRVKIANLKVEIFKPAIDVRYHEMQVVSHDSNAILSTPIENSQTILLLAQDVDVVGIDEAQFFDEEIIHVCETLAVRGVRVIVAGLDMDFLGKPFGPMPQLLAIADYITKLHAICVKCGNIANISHRKTTQGSQVLLGEKDVYEPLCRHCYHL
- a CDS encoding Glu/Leu/Phe/Val family dehydrogenase — its product is MSEQEQHYSFYDSVNKSFDKASKFTKWEAGILEQIKACNAVYSMKFPVRRDNGEIEVIEAYRVQHSHHKSPCKGGIRFSEAVNQDEVQALAALMTYKCAIVNVPFGGGKGGIKINPRSFSEFELQKITRRYTSELIKKKFIGPGIDVPAPDYGTGEREMAWILDTYMTMNPGEVDAMGCVTGKPVSQGGVRGRKEATGLGVFFGIREVCSMPDVMKKLGLTVGVKDKTVVVQGLGNVGYHSAKFFREGGSKVVAIAEFEGAIYNAAGLNEEEVFQHRKATGSILNFPGATNLAKSTDALELECDILIPAALENVINGDNAPNVKAKIIGEAANGPLTPEADEVFAKKGILVIPDMYLNAGGVTVSYFEWLKNLSHVRYGRLGKRFDENMNIHILSTIEELTGKKVADQERKFIAHGADEVDLVHSGLEETMIEATREIMNTWLSNPTIPDMRTAAFVVAINKVGTSYAELGIFP